Genomic DNA from Pelosinus sp. UFO1:
CTACTGCACCTGCTTTGAAAGAAAGCCCACAAAAGCGCGGTGTATGTACAAGAGTATATACAACTACTCCTAAAAAACCAAACTCTGCACTTCGTAAAGTGGCAAGGGTACGTTTAACAAATGGTATTGAAGTTACTGCCTATATCCCTGGTATCGGTCATAACTTGCAAGAACATAGTGTTGTGCTTATCAGAGGTGGTAGAATCAAGGATTTACCGGGCGTACGTTATCACATTGTTCGTGGTGCATTAGACACTGCTGGAGTGCAAAAACGTAGCCAAAGTAGATCAAAATACGGTACAAAACGTGCGAAGAAGTAAAATTTAATTAGATAACCCTGGAAAAGGAGGGGATAATATGCCAAGAAAAGGACCTGTTACAAAACGCGATGTATTGCAAGATCCGGTATACAATTCTAAAATTGTTACTCGATTTGTAAATAAAGTAATGTTAGATGGTAAGAAAAGTGTTGCTGAAAATATTGTGTATGATGCATTCGATATTATCCGGGCTAAAACCGGCAAAGATCCATTAGAGGTTTTTGAAACAGCAATGAAAAATGTTATGCCAGTTCTGGAAGTGCGTGCTCGCCGTGTTGGTGGTGCTAACTATCAAGTTCCGATCGAAGTACGTGCAGATCGTCGTTTGTCACTTGGGATTCGCTGGTTGGTGAATTACTCAAGACTACGCGGTGAAAAAACTATGCGTGAAAGACTTGCTGCTGAATTAATTGATGCTTCCAATAATACTGGTGCTACAATTAAGAAAAAAGAAGATACGCATAAAATGGCTGAAGCCAATAAAGCTTTTGCACATTATCGCTGGTAATTTTTAATGTTTCTAAACAGTAAGGAGTGATGATAGTGGCCAGAAAATTCTCGCTAAATAATACACGTAATATTGGTATTATGGCACATATTGACGCTGGCAAAACCACTACGACTGAACGGATACTGTTTTATACTGGCAAAGTACACAAAATCGGTGAAGTGCATGAAGGCGCTGCGACAATGGATTGGATGGTACAAGAACAGGAGCGGGGTATTACAATTACTTCTGCGGCTACTACTTGTGAATGGTCTGGACATCGCATTAACATCATTGACACACCAGGACACGTGGACTTTACTGTAGAAGTAGAGCGCTCACTCAGAGTGTTAGATGGATCTGTAGCTGTATTTTGCGCTAAAGGTGGCGTAGAACCACAATCAGAAACCGTTTGGCGTCAAGCTGATAAATATGGTGTGCCACGTATGGCATACGTTAATAAAATGGATATTCTAGGTGCTGATTTTTACCGAGTTGTCGATATGATGAAAAATCGTTTAGGTGCAAATGCAGTGCCAGTTCAACTGCCAATAGGCTTGGAAAATGGTTTCAAAGGGTATGTTGATTTGGTACAAATGAAAGCGGTTGTTTATACAGATGACCTTGGTAAATTTAGTGAAGCTGCCGATATTCCAGAAGACATGCAAGAGCATGTGGCTGAATACCGTCAAGGTCTTTTAGATGCAGTTGCAGAAAGTGATGACGAACTCATGATGAAATATCTTGAGGGCGAAGAATTTACTTTAGAAGAGATCTATGCTGGTATTCGTAAAGCTACGATTGCTTGTAAAATGACTCCTGTTTTATGCGGATCTTCCTATAAGAACAAAGGTGTGCAGCCGTTATTGGATGCAGTTATTGCATACATGCCGGCACCTACTGATGTTCCAGCTATTAAAGGGATTAATCCTGATACAGAAGCAGAAGACGAACGTGCAGCTGATGACAGCTTGCCATTCTCAGCTTTAGCATTCAAAATCATGGCTGACCCTTATGTAGGTAAGTTAGCATTCTTCAGAGTATACTCCGGCGAACTTTCTTCCGGGTCTTATGTATATAATTCCACTAAAGGAAAGAAAGAACGTATTGGACGTATCTTGCAGATGCATGCAAATCACCGTGAAGAAATCGAAAGAGTATACACAGGCGATATCGCTGCTGCTGTAGGACTTAAAGATACTACTACTGGTGATACTTTATGTGATGACAAAAACCAAATTATTCTTGAGTCCATGGTTTTCCCTGAACCAGTTATTTCGGTAGCTGTTGAACCTAAAACCAAAGCTGACCAAGAAAAAATGGGTATCGCACTGCAACGTTTGGCAGAAGAAGATCCTACATTCCGTGTGAATACAGATCAAGAAACTGGTCAAACCATTATTGCTGGTGTTGGTGAATTGCATTTAGAAATTATCGTTGACCGGATGCTTAGAGAATTTAAAGTGGATTGTAGCGTGGGTAAACCTCAGGTTGCTTATCGTGAAACTATCCGCAAAAAAGTTAAATCCGAAGGTAAATTTGTTCGTCAGTCTGGTGGTCGTGGACAATATGGTCATTGTTGGTTGGAAATTGAACCTCTTGAACCAGGTCAAGGTTTCATCTTCGAAAGTAAAGTTGTCGGCGGTTCCATTCCAAGAGAATATATTGCACCTATCGGAGCTGGTTGTAAAGAAGCTATGGATAATGGGGTTTTAGCGGGTTACCCTATGGTAGACATTAAAGTAACTGTACTTGAAGGTTCTTACCATGATGTTGACTCCTCTGAAATGGCATTTAAAATAGCTGGTTCAATGGGCTTTAAAGCTGGTTGCGCAAAAGCCGGTGCTGTAATCTTGGAACCATACATGAAAGTAGAAGTTATTGTTCCAGAAGAATACATGGGCGATGTAATTGGCGATTTGAACTCACGTCGTGGACGCATAGAAGGTATGGAAGCAAATAACGGCTCCCAATCCATCAAAGCATTTGTGCCATTGGCTGAAATGTTTGGTTATGTAACTGACTTACGTTCAAAAACTCAAGGTCGCGGTAACTACTCAATGGGCTTTGCTCATTATGATGAAGTACCAAGAAGTATAGCTGAAGCGATTATCGCCAAAGTAAAAGGCGTATAATCCTGGAGAAATAAAGGAGGCAAAAATACAATGGCAAAGAAAAAGTTTGAAAGAAATAAACCACATATTAACATTGGAACAATTGGTCACGTCGATCATGGTAAGACATCTTTAACAGCTGCAATTACTATGACTCTTTCCAAACATGGTGGCGGAGAATTCATGGCTTATGACATGATCGATAAAGCTCCAGAAGAAAGAGAACGTGGTATTACAATTAATACAGCTCACGTTGAGTATGAAACTGAAAAACGTCACTATGCTCACGTTGACTGCCCAGGCCATGCTGATTATGTAAAAAACATGATCACTGGTGCTGCACAAATGGATGGAGCGATTCTAGTAGTAAGTGCTGCTGATGGCCCTATGCCACAAACACGTGAACATATTCTATTGTCTCGTCAAGTAGGCGTACCTTCAATGGTAGTGTTCTTGAACAAAGCTGACTTGGTTGATGATGAAGAATTAATCGAATTAGTTGAAATGGAAGTTCGTGAACTTCTTTCCAGCTATGATTTCCCTGGTGATGATATTCCTGTAGTTTGTGGTTCCGCTGTACAAGCACTTAACTGCGGTTGTGCAAGTCGCGAATGCAAATGGTGCGGTAAAATATTCGAATTAATGGATGCGGTAGATGAATACATCCCAACTCCTGTTCGTGCAACAGACAGACCTTTCTTGATGCCTGTTGAGGACGTGTTCACGATTACTGGTCGTGGTACAGTTGCTACTGGCCGTGTAGAACGTGGCGAAATCAAAGTTGGCGACAACATTGAAATCGTTGGTATGACTGAAAAGCCTAGAACTGTTGTTGTAACAGGCGTAGAAATGTTCCGTAAATTGTTGGATTCAGCAGTAGCTGGTGATAACATTGGTGCATTATTACGTGGTGTTGAGCGTAAAGATATCGAGCGCGGTCAAGTATTGGCTAAGCCTGGTACAATTAAACCTCACACAAAATATAAAGCAGAAGTATACGTGTTGTCTAAAGAAGAAGGCGGCCGTCATACTCCATTCTTTACAAACTACCGTCCACAATTCTACTTCCGTACAACAGATGTTACTGGTGTAGTACATTTGCCAGAAGGTGTAGAAATGGTAATGCCTGGTGACAACATTCAAATGTCAATTGAGTTAATTACTCCAATTGCAATTGAAGAAGGTTTACGTTTCGCGATTCGCGAAGGTGGCCGTACTGTTGGTGCTGGCGTAGTAACTGCTATTGAAGCGTAATGAACTTATTGGGGCGGCTATAGTCAGCCGCCCCAATAAAACTGGTTTTTATTCTATAAGTATGCGATGACGTGAAAGGTTGCCTGCAGGCTGCAGGGGGAATTTTCACGGAGAATGTCCGTTCTAGAAACTGGGCGATAAGGAGGAAATACAATGGCTAAACAACAAAAAATCAGAATTCGTCTTAAAGCGTATGATCATAAAGCACTTGATCAAAGTGCGGTAAAAATAGTGGACACTGCAAAAAGAACAGGTGCTATGGTTTCCGGGCCAATTCCACTTCCTACGGAGAAAAATATTTTCACTGTCTTGCGTTCACCACATGTCAATAAGGATTCCCGGGAACAATTTGAAATGCGTACCCACAAACGTCTGATTGACATTCTTGAGCCGACTTCCAAGACCGTTGATGCGTTAATGCGTCTGGATCTTCCGGCTGGTGTTGACATTGAAATCAAGCTGTAGGAGGAGGTGTAATAATGGCTAAAGGAATTTTAGGTAAAAAACTTGGTATGACACAAATTTTTACTCCAGATGGTAAAATGGTTCCTGTAACTGTAATAGAAGCAGGTAACAGTGTCGTGTTACAAAATAAAACTGTTGAAAATGATGGCTACAATGCGGTGCAGTTGGGTTTTGGCACTGTTAAAGATAAAAGCGTTACTAGCCCAATGAAAGGTCATTTTGCCAAAGCAGGCGTTAAACCTGTTAAGCTTATTCGCGAAATTAGATTGGCTGAAGCGTCTGAATATACTGTTGGTCAAGAAATTGGCGTAGATATATTCGCTGAAGGCGATATAGTTGATGTTACTGGTACTGCAAAAGGTAAAGGTTTTGCTGGTGTTATCAAACGTTGGAACTTTAGACGTGGACCTATGGCCCATGGTTCTAAATCACATCGCGAGCCAGGTTCTATGGGACCTAGGATGAGCGGCGGCGGCGGTAAAGTATTCAAAGGCAAAAAATTACCTGGTCGCATGGGTAATCAAAAAGTTACGGTACAGCGTTTGACTGTTGTTAGAGTAGATGCTGAACGGAATTTGATTTTGATAAAAGGCGGTATTCCTGGTCCTAAAGGTAGCTTTATGATGATTAAGAATACTGTAAAACCTAAAAAATAATCTCGCGGGTTCGCTGGTTTGTGGTTAGTTAAGCTCGCTTCAAATCTCGAACCTCGAACCACGA
This window encodes:
- the rpsL gene encoding 30S ribosomal protein S12; translation: MPTINQLVRKGRESLIQKSTAPALKESPQKRGVCTRVYTTTPKKPNSALRKVARVRLTNGIEVTAYIPGIGHNLQEHSVVLIRGGRIKDLPGVRYHIVRGALDTAGVQKRSQSRSKYGTKRAKK
- the rpsG gene encoding 30S ribosomal protein S7, with the protein product MPRKGPVTKRDVLQDPVYNSKIVTRFVNKVMLDGKKSVAENIVYDAFDIIRAKTGKDPLEVFETAMKNVMPVLEVRARRVGGANYQVPIEVRADRRLSLGIRWLVNYSRLRGEKTMRERLAAELIDASNNTGATIKKKEDTHKMAEANKAFAHYRW
- the fusA gene encoding elongation factor G; this encodes MARKFSLNNTRNIGIMAHIDAGKTTTTERILFYTGKVHKIGEVHEGAATMDWMVQEQERGITITSAATTCEWSGHRINIIDTPGHVDFTVEVERSLRVLDGSVAVFCAKGGVEPQSETVWRQADKYGVPRMAYVNKMDILGADFYRVVDMMKNRLGANAVPVQLPIGLENGFKGYVDLVQMKAVVYTDDLGKFSEAADIPEDMQEHVAEYRQGLLDAVAESDDELMMKYLEGEEFTLEEIYAGIRKATIACKMTPVLCGSSYKNKGVQPLLDAVIAYMPAPTDVPAIKGINPDTEAEDERAADDSLPFSALAFKIMADPYVGKLAFFRVYSGELSSGSYVYNSTKGKKERIGRILQMHANHREEIERVYTGDIAAAVGLKDTTTGDTLCDDKNQIILESMVFPEPVISVAVEPKTKADQEKMGIALQRLAEEDPTFRVNTDQETGQTIIAGVGELHLEIIVDRMLREFKVDCSVGKPQVAYRETIRKKVKSEGKFVRQSGGRGQYGHCWLEIEPLEPGQGFIFESKVVGGSIPREYIAPIGAGCKEAMDNGVLAGYPMVDIKVTVLEGSYHDVDSSEMAFKIAGSMGFKAGCAKAGAVILEPYMKVEVIVPEEYMGDVIGDLNSRRGRIEGMEANNGSQSIKAFVPLAEMFGYVTDLRSKTQGRGNYSMGFAHYDEVPRSIAEAIIAKVKGV
- the tuf gene encoding elongation factor Tu, with product MAKKKFERNKPHINIGTIGHVDHGKTSLTAAITMTLSKHGGGEFMAYDMIDKAPEERERGITINTAHVEYETEKRHYAHVDCPGHADYVKNMITGAAQMDGAILVVSAADGPMPQTREHILLSRQVGVPSMVVFLNKADLVDDEELIELVEMEVRELLSSYDFPGDDIPVVCGSAVQALNCGCASRECKWCGKIFELMDAVDEYIPTPVRATDRPFLMPVEDVFTITGRGTVATGRVERGEIKVGDNIEIVGMTEKPRTVVVTGVEMFRKLLDSAVAGDNIGALLRGVERKDIERGQVLAKPGTIKPHTKYKAEVYVLSKEEGGRHTPFFTNYRPQFYFRTTDVTGVVHLPEGVEMVMPGDNIQMSIELITPIAIEEGLRFAIREGGRTVGAGVVTAIEA
- the rpsJ gene encoding 30S ribosomal protein S10 — translated: MAKQQKIRIRLKAYDHKALDQSAVKIVDTAKRTGAMVSGPIPLPTEKNIFTVLRSPHVNKDSREQFEMRTHKRLIDILEPTSKTVDALMRLDLPAGVDIEIKL
- the rplC gene encoding 50S ribosomal protein L3; its protein translation is MAKGILGKKLGMTQIFTPDGKMVPVTVIEAGNSVVLQNKTVENDGYNAVQLGFGTVKDKSVTSPMKGHFAKAGVKPVKLIREIRLAEASEYTVGQEIGVDIFAEGDIVDVTGTAKGKGFAGVIKRWNFRRGPMAHGSKSHREPGSMGPRMSGGGGKVFKGKKLPGRMGNQKVTVQRLTVVRVDAERNLILIKGGIPGPKGSFMMIKNTVKPKK